The window ACATCGGTCGCAGCGTACCGTTCATCATCCTGCTGGTCCTGCTGATTCCGGTCACGCGCCTGCTGACCGGCACCAGCATCGGCTCGACCGCCGCCATCGTGCCCCTCGCGGTCGCCGCCATTCCCTTCGTGGCCCGCCTGGTGGACGGCGCGCTGCAGGAGGTGCCGGCCGGCGTGGTCGAGGCCGCCCGTGCCATGGGCGCCACCACCGCCCAGACCGTCTTCAAGGTCCTGCTGCCCGAGGCGCGCCCCGCCGTCATCCACGCCTTCACGGTGATGCTCGTGAGCCTGATCGGGTCCAGCGCCATGGCCGGCGCGATCGGCGGCGGCGGCCTGGGCGACCTGGCGATCCGCTACGGCTACCAGCGTTTCGACACCGGCGTGATGGTCGCCACGGTCGTGGTTCTGCTGCTGCTCGTGCAGGGCATGCAGTGGGCCGGGGACCGCGCGTCCGCCTGGACCGACCACCGCTGACCTTTCAATCACCCGGCGTACCCTTCCCGCCCCGCATCGCGCGGCGTGCCTCCCGTCCCTTTGCCCCCACATTCCCGGCGCCCCCGGCGCCTCCCAAGGAGTTTCCCATGCGCATCCCTGCCCTGCTGACCGCCCTGCTGCTCACCACCGCCTCCGCCGGCACCCTGCGCGTCGGCGCCAGCCCCGTGCCCCACGCCGAGATCCTGAACTTCGTCAAGCCGCTGCTCGCCAAGCAGGGCGTGACGCTGGTCGTGCGTGAATTCAGCGATTACGTCCAGCCGAACCTCGCCCTGGCGGACGGCAGCATCGACGTGAACTTCTTCCAGCACGCCCCGTACCTGAGTGCCTTCCAGAAAGACCGTCCGCTGGGGATCGTGGCCGGCGCGAAGATTCACGTGGAGCCCATCGGCGTGTACAGCCGCCGCGTGAAGGCCCTGCGTGACCTGAAGACCGGCGCGACCATCGCCATCCCCAACGACCCCAGCAACAGCGGCCGCGCCCTGAAACTGCTCGAACGAGCCGGCCTGATCCGCCTCAAGCCCGGCGTCACGACCGGCGCGACGCCCCTGGACATCGTCAGCAACGTCAAACGCCTCAAGTTCCGCGAGCTGGAGGCCGCTCAGCTCCCCCGCGCCCTGGCCGACGTGGACGCCGCCGTGATCAACACCAACTACGCCCTGGACGCCAACCTCAACCCCCTCAAGGACGCCCTGACCCTGGAGGACGCCCGCAGCCCGTACGCGAACCTGCTGGCCGTGAAGCCCGCCACGCTGAAAAACCCCGACTACCAGAAGCTGGTCAAGGTCCTGCAGAGCGCCGCGGTGCGCGAGTTCATCCTGAACACCTACAAAGGCGCCGTCGTTCCGGCCTTCTGAGCCGCGCAGTTCATCCCTTGCCGCCCCCGCCTCAGCGGGGGTCGTTCCTTTCCTGAGCGCCAGGGACCTCCACCGGGTCCTGCATGAACAGGTTGTTCAGCGCCTCGCTCCAGGTGGGGTGCGAGAAGATCCCCTCCCGCAGGTCGGCCGCGGTCAGGCCGCCGTGCAGCGCCACCTGCAGGACGCTGAGCAGCTCGCCGCCCCCGGCGCCCAGCACGGTCGCCCCGAGCAGCCGGTCCGTGCTGGCCTCCACCACCGCGCGGATCAGGCCGCGCGTTTCCCCGGTCTCGGTGGCGCGCGCCACCTTCGACATCGGCAGGGTGTACACCCGCGCCGGCCGCTCCTGCTCGTGCGCGCCCTGCTCGTCCAGGCCGATTCGGGCAAGTTCCGGGTCCGTGAACACCGTGTACGGCACCAAGCGGTCCCGCCACGAACGGTGCGTGCCGTGCAGCAGGGCGTCCCGCACGATCCGATAGTCGTCGTATGCGGCGTGCGTGTAGGCCGGCCCGCCCCGGACGTCCCCGAGGGCGTACACGCCGTCCACGCCCGTGAGCAGGTCGTCGTTCACGCAGATGTGCCCGTGGTCGTCCACCTCGACGCCCGCGGCGTCCAGGCCCAGGTCGTCCGTGTTCGGGGTGCGGCCCACCGCCACCAGCAGGTGCGTGCCGTGCAGCGTCTTTTCGCCCTTTGGGCCGCGCACCCGCAGGCTCAGGCCGCCTTCCGCGCGGCGGGCCTCCAGGGCCTGGTGCCCGCACAGCACCGTGACCCCGTCGGCCGTCAGGGCTTCGGTGAGGGCCGCGGCCACGTCCTCGTCCTCCCGCTCCAGCAGCCGCTCGCCGCGCTCCAGGACCGTCACGTCGCTGCCGAACCGGGCGAAGGCCTGCGCGAACTCCAGCGCCACCGGCCCGCCCCCCAAGATCAGCAATTTTTCGGGTCGCTCCTTGAGGCCCAGCAGGCCGGTGGAATCCAGGGCATCCACGTCCTGCAGCCCTGGCAGGTCCGGCCAGGTGGGCCGGGCGCCGGTGTTGATGAACACCAGCGGCGCCTCGAACGCCCGGTGCGTGCCGTCCGGCAGGGCCACCTGCACCGCGTGCGGGCCGGTGAAGCGGGCGCGGCCCATCACGACCTCCACGCCTGCCTCCGTCAGGCCCTGCTCGTTTCCGGATCGGAACTGCGCCACCACCTCATCCTTGCGGGCCTGCACGGCCGGGAAGTCCACGTGGACCTTCCCGGCGTGCACGCCGTACTCGCCGGCCCGGCGGGCCAGGTGCGCGACGCGGGCGCTGGCGATCATGGTTTTCGTGGGCGTGCAGCCCTCGTTCACGCAGGTGCCGCCCACGTGCGTCGCCTCGACCAGCACGACCCGCCGGCCGGCATCCGTCAGGGCGCGTGCCAGCGGACCGCCCGCCTGGCCGGCCCCGAGCACGAGCGCGTCGCAGCGGGTCAGGGCCTCGGCAGCGGGGGGAGTGGAAGGGGAACGGTCATCGGACATGGTGGCCTCCTGCTGCCACTGAAGCGCACAACCAGGCCGGGCAGTGTAGCGGGGCACACCCGGCACGGTCCGGGCAGCGCGTCCCCTGCTAGCATCCCGGCAATGGCCCCTTCCTGGCGTGAACTCACGTCCGCGCGCCGCGCCCGCTGGCCGGTGGTGCGCGGCGCCCTGACCCGGCCGCGCCTGCACGCGCCGGACGGCGCGCAGGTGATCACGGTCGTGGCGCCCGCCGGGTACAGCAAGACCACCACCCTGGCGACCGCCGACCTGCGCGACGCCCGCGCCTGGCTCACCCTGGACGCCGACGACGCCGACCCGCAGGTGTTCGTGGCCGGGCTGTCCCTGGCCGTCGAGCAGCTTCCCGGCGGGCACGGCCCGGCCGCGCTGATGGACGCCGGCACGCCACCGCGCCGCGTCGCGGCGAAGGTCGCCGACGTGCTGGACGCCAGCCGCGCACTGCTCGTCATTGATGAGGCACACCACCTGGGCGGCGGCCTGCTGGACGAACTGCTGCGGGAACTGCTGGATTGCGGGCAGGGGCAGGTGGCGCTGCTTTCCCGAGTCCCGCTCTCTCTGACCGAACTCACCCGCCTGGACGCCGCGGGCGTGCTCGCGGCGCTGGGCGTGGAGGACCTGACCTTCACCCCGGAGGAACTCGGGGCGCTGTTCGCCGCGCAGGGCGTCACGCTCAGCCGCCCGGACCTGCAGCACGCGCACGCGCTTACCGAAGGCTGGCCGATCGCGGTGCGGTACCTCGCCCAGGCGTGCGCACAGGGCCGGGTGCAGCTCGCGCGGCTGTCCGACCTGGACGGCGGGCCGCAGCTCGCCACGCTGTTCACGTACCTGGCGCAGGAGGTGCTGGGCCCGCTGGACCCGGCGCTGCGGGACGTGTTGGTCAGCGGCAGCCTGTTTGAGGACCTGACCCCCGCCCTGCTGCGGGACGTGCTGGGGCTGGACACCGGCGGAGAGCTGCTCGAAGCCCTGTCGCGGTCCGGGACGTTCCTGACCCGGCAGGGCGAGGGTGCGTACCGCGCCCACCCGCTGCTGCGCGCCCACCTGCGCGCCCAGCTGCCGCCCGGCGAGGTGGTGGCCCTGGCCGCCCGCGGGGCGGCGCACCACGAGGCGCTGGGCCACCCGCGCCGCGCCATGGCCGCGCACTTCCTTGCCGGGAACACCGACCGCGCCGCGGCGCTGCTCATCCGGCACGGCCCGGACTGGCTGCGCGCCGGGCGGCTTTCCCTGGTGGAAAAGGCCCTGGAGCGCCTGCCGGCCGCGGCGTGGACCGCCGAGGTGCACGCGCTGTCTGGCGACCGGCACCGCCTCGCGTCGCGGTACCCGGCGGCGCTGCACGACTACGCCCGCAGCGGCGATCTGCAACGCGCCCTGGGTGAGGCGCAGGTCGCGCTGGACACCGTGCAGCCGGACCTGGGCTGGGACGCGCTCGCCCGCGCCGAGGCCCTGGCGGCCGCCCACCCGGAGGGAGCGGCCATGCTCGCGCAGGTGCGGCGCATGCGGGCCGAGAACCTGCTGAACGCCGGACGGCTGGCCGAGGCGACCGCCCTGGAACCGGACCTGCAGCGGTCCGCGCGGTACGCCCTGCGCTCCGGCGACCTGGACCGGGCGCTGCAGATGGCGGACGACGCTGCGCGGGGCGAGGTGGGCGGCGCGCGCGCCGCACAGAACCACCGCGAGGGCCTGCTGCTGTCCAGTCTGCTGCACGCCGCCACCGGAGCCGCGGACCTCGCCTCCGCCCGCGCCCGGGACGGGCTGCGCGAGGGCGAGCGGCTCGACAGCCCGTTCGTGCGGGCCCTCGCGCTGGCGCGGCTGGGGCACGCCGACCTGACGGTGGGCGCGCTGGACAGCGCGCAGGCGCACTACGAGGCGGCGCAGGCCACGGCGCAGCCGGTCACGCAGCGCCTGCAGACCGAGGCGCTGATGGGCCTGGCGTACCTCGCCGAGCGGCGCGGCGAGCCCGGCCGGGCGCGGGACCTGCACGAGCAGGCGCTGGCGGCCAGCATGGGCGACGCCTACATGCGCGGCCTGCTGCACCTGATGTACGCCCTGGCCGCGCTGCACGCCGGCCACCCGGACGCCGGGCGCTGGGCGGCAGCACGCGCGGCCTTCCTGGCGTGCGGCGACGCGTTCGGACTCGCGGCCGTGGCGCTCGGCGAGGCCGCGTCGCTGCCGGCCGGGACGGTCACGGCGCCGGAGGCCGCGCAGGCCGCCGCGCGGTACCCGTTCCTGCTCACCCGGCGCGCCCTGAGTTCCCCGTTCCCTGAAGGGCCGCGGCGCGCGCAGCTGCTCGCGCGACTGGCCGCCGACCACCCGGCGCTGCGGGAGGCGCTGCTGTCGCTGGCCGCGGCGCTGGGGTACGCGCAGTTGCCCCTGCCGACCGACACGCCGGGGTTCAGCGTGCAGGTGCAGGTGCTGGGCCGGGTGGCGGTGACGCGCCTCGGTGAGGGCCGCCCACGTGACTGGGGCCGGGCGAAGGCGCGGGACCTGCTGCTGCTGCTGGCCGCGCACGTCGACGGCGTGCCGCGCGAGCAGGCGCAGGAGCTGCTCTTCCCGGACGCCGACCCGGGCGTGGGCGAGCGCAACTTCCGCGTGACGCTGCACGCGCTGGGACAGGTGCTGGAGGAGGGTGCCCCCAGCGGCGTGTTCCTGGAACGCGGCGACTGGGTGAGGCTGCGCGGCGGCCCGGACCTGCACGTGGACCTGTGGGCGGCGCAGCGGCAGCTGCAGCTGCCGGCCGGCACGCCGGGGCGGCTGGAC is drawn from Deinococcus ficus and contains these coding sequences:
- a CDS encoding methionine ABC transporter permease; translation: MVLPAALVAQLLGTALGVLLTLWRPGGLRPNRAAFQLLDAAVNIGRSVPFIILLVLLIPVTRLLTGTSIGSTAAIVPLAVAAIPFVARLVDGALQEVPAGVVEAARAMGATTAQTVFKVLLPEARPAVIHAFTVMLVSLIGSSAMAGAIGGGGLGDLAIRYGYQRFDTGVMVATVVVLLLLVQGMQWAGDRASAWTDHR
- a CDS encoding MetQ/NlpA family ABC transporter substrate-binding protein; translation: MRIPALLTALLLTTASAGTLRVGASPVPHAEILNFVKPLLAKQGVTLVVREFSDYVQPNLALADGSIDVNFFQHAPYLSAFQKDRPLGIVAGAKIHVEPIGVYSRRVKALRDLKTGATIAIPNDPSNSGRALKLLERAGLIRLKPGVTTGATPLDIVSNVKRLKFRELEAAQLPRALADVDAAVINTNYALDANLNPLKDALTLEDARSPYANLLAVKPATLKNPDYQKLVKVLQSAAVREFILNTYKGAVVPAF
- a CDS encoding mercuric reductase gives rise to the protein MSDDRSPSTPPAAEALTRCDALVLGAGQAGGPLARALTDAGRRVVLVEATHVGGTCVNEGCTPTKTMIASARVAHLARRAGEYGVHAGKVHVDFPAVQARKDEVVAQFRSGNEQGLTEAGVEVVMGRARFTGPHAVQVALPDGTHRAFEAPLVFINTGARPTWPDLPGLQDVDALDSTGLLGLKERPEKLLILGGGPVALEFAQAFARFGSDVTVLERGERLLEREDEDVAAALTEALTADGVTVLCGHQALEARRAEGGLSLRVRGPKGEKTLHGTHLLVAVGRTPNTDDLGLDAAGVEVDDHGHICVNDDLLTGVDGVYALGDVRGGPAYTHAAYDDYRIVRDALLHGTHRSWRDRLVPYTVFTDPELARIGLDEQGAHEQERPARVYTLPMSKVARATETGETRGLIRAVVEASTDRLLGATVLGAGGGELLSVLQVALHGGLTAADLREGIFSHPTWSEALNNLFMQDPVEVPGAQERNDPR
- a CDS encoding AAA family ATPase, producing the protein MAPSWRELTSARRARWPVVRGALTRPRLHAPDGAQVITVVAPAGYSKTTTLATADLRDARAWLTLDADDADPQVFVAGLSLAVEQLPGGHGPAALMDAGTPPRRVAAKVADVLDASRALLVIDEAHHLGGGLLDELLRELLDCGQGQVALLSRVPLSLTELTRLDAAGVLAALGVEDLTFTPEELGALFAAQGVTLSRPDLQHAHALTEGWPIAVRYLAQACAQGRVQLARLSDLDGGPQLATLFTYLAQEVLGPLDPALRDVLVSGSLFEDLTPALLRDVLGLDTGGELLEALSRSGTFLTRQGEGAYRAHPLLRAHLRAQLPPGEVVALAARGAAHHEALGHPRRAMAAHFLAGNTDRAAALLIRHGPDWLRAGRLSLVEKALERLPAAAWTAEVHALSGDRHRLASRYPAALHDYARSGDLQRALGEAQVALDTVQPDLGWDALARAEALAAAHPEGAAMLAQVRRMRAENLLNAGRLAEATALEPDLQRSARYALRSGDLDRALQMADDAARGEVGGARAAQNHREGLLLSSLLHAATGAADLASARARDGLREGERLDSPFVRALALARLGHADLTVGALDSAQAHYEAAQATAQPVTQRLQTEALMGLAYLAERRGEPGRARDLHEQALAASMGDAYMRGLLHLMYALAALHAGHPDAGRWAAARAAFLACGDAFGLAAVALGEAASLPAGTVTAPEAAQAAARYPFLLTRRALSSPFPEGPRRAQLLARLAADHPALREALLSLAAALGYAQLPLPTDTPGFSVQVQVLGRVAVTRLGEGRPRDWGRAKARDLLLLLAAHVDGVPREQAQELLFPDADPGVGERNFRVTLHALGQVLEEGAPSGVFLERGDWVRLRGGPDLHVDLWAAQRQLQLPAGTPGRLDALLELPGALADSELPPVQEVAAAYAAQLPDALCAEALLAVQEGQVERAVGAAGAVLALDPAHEPAARLLMRLHKGRGHGAAARRVYAQLEVALRELGLTPSDETAALAGRLLG